In Salvelinus namaycush isolate Seneca chromosome 17, SaNama_1.0, whole genome shotgun sequence, one genomic interval encodes:
- the LOC120062528 gene encoding cyclin-G1-like translates to MCHTVTGPGALPFAVQLKALTDQEFRYQPKLSGLRIIETAHDNGLRMTTRLREYEVKDLLSLTRFFGFSAETFSLAVNLLDRFLAVMKIQPKHLSCVGLSCFYIAVKTTEEGKNVPMANELIRISQNRFTVSDMMRMEKIILQKLYWKVKAPTALYFLRLFYSRIQDTLEDDCEEIMNVERLEAQLKACHCSFTFSKVKPSLLALSLLALELQEQHDHEHIDKLLNTFQSLQQQLTVREGDLVIVTELVMKCLIEYSTTRVSRPNSQRLRWILSGRTQRTLKHSYYKIAHMPTIPESAY, encoded by the exons ATGTGTCACACAGTGACTGGACCAGGGGCTCTGCCCTTTGCTGTGCAGTTGAAGGCTCTGACTGACCAGGAGTTCAGGTACCAGCCCAAGCTGAGCGGGCTGAGGATCATTGAGACAGCCCATGACAACGGCCTGAGGATGACCACCCGGCTCAGGGAGTACGAGGTGAAGGACCTCTTGTCTCTGACCAGGTTCTTTGGCTTCAGCGCAGAGACCTTCTCCCTGGCCGTCAACCTGCTGGACCGCTTCCTCGCTGTCATGAAG ATCCAGCCGAAGCACCTGTCATGCGTGGGCCTGTCCTGTTTCTACATCGCTGTGAAGACCACGGAGGAGGGGAAGAATGTCCCCATGGCCAACGAGCTGATTCGGATCAGCCAGAACCGCTTCACCGTGTCCGACATGATGAGGATGGAGAAGATAATTCTGCAGAAGCTCTACTGGAAGGTCAAAGCCCCCACAGCCCTCTACTTCCTCAGGCTGTTCTACAGCCGGATACAGGACACGCTTGAAGATGACTG CGAGGAGATCATGAACGTTGAGAGACTAGAAGCACAGCTGAAAGCATGCCATTGCTCTTTCACTTTCTCCAAAGTCAAG cCCTCTCTGCTTGCCCTGTCCTTGTTGGCCCTGGAGCTTCAGGAGCAGCATGACCATGAGCACATAGACAAGCTGCTAAACACCTTCCAGTCTCTCCAGCAGCAACTCACT GTCCGAGAAGGAGACCTGGTTATCGTGACAGAGTTGGTTATGAAGTGTCTGATTGAGTATTCAACCACCAGGGTCTCCAGGCCCAACAGCCAGAGGCTTCGTTGGATCCTCTCTGGCAGAACGCAACGCACGTTGAAACACAGCTACTACAAGATCGCCCATATGCCCACAATCCCCGAGTCTGCCTACTGA